The region GAAGTCACAAACTCCCAAACCTTTTGCAGTTCTGCGTGAAAATCTGCCCTTATATTTGAAACTGCCATCTTAATGATTCCTTTCTTTCAGGTATACCCTTTTCCACTGTCCAACTCTTTTCAGGAAGTCCTTCTCCAGAAAATCCGGGTCCAGCTCCCCGGTTGAAAACATCTTCCAGTAACAGCTGAGAAGATAACCGTTAATCTCCTCTAACAACAGCTGCGTATCAATACCCGGCCGGAACAGGTCCATATCTGCCGGCCCCCGTATATCCTCTGTTCCGTGAAAAAACGCTGTCTTATAATTATTCTGAAGTTCTTCCCTGATTTCCTGGTTTTCCTCAAAAATGCCCTCAATATAAACAGGTATATGGTCGGGGTCTCCCTCATAAAGACACAGCCTGCCAGAACCCTCTGGCAGAGAATCTCAAACAAATCCGTGGTCTGCGTATCTCCCTTCCTTACTTTTTCACGGTAAAGCCTGCCTGCATGCTCCCAAAGGTACAGATACAGTTCCTTTTTATTTAAGAAATAATGAAACAGCAGGGATTTGGATACGCCGCCGGCATCCGCAAGCCTGGACATGGACGTATTTTTATAGCTGTTCCTGGAAAACACTTCATATGCCGCATTTCATATGCCGCATTTATGATCTGTTCCTGCCTTTCCTGCGGAAGCGCAAAAAATTTCTTGTTCATCCCGAACCTCCTGATTCCTTTCCCATCCTGGTATTTGCGGAAATCAGACGTCCCCGCCCTTCTGCCTTTACCATGGTTTCCAGTTCCTTCGCCGCATCCTTTCCAATCCACCTCAATGTCCTGCTCTCTCCCTCCATCCACTCATGCGCCAGCAAAAGTGCCTTTTCGTTATAATGAAAACTCTTTTTCCCGATTTCTCTCAAGGCAGTGGAAACCGCCTTTTTTACATGCTCCCGTCCATCATCCGCATACTGCGTAACCAGCTCCAGATAGCCGTCCACCGTTTCATCCGTCAGCTTCCTGTCATGTATCACAGAAGCTGCAATCAGCACAAATGCCGCCCTTTTTTTATATAACTGAGGTTCCTGTATCCACTCCGCAATAAAAATATCCCTGTTTTTCATCTTCAAAAATAAATTTTTACACAGGTGGTCGCATAAATCCCAGGAAACCACATCAAGGAGCAGCCTCTCTGCCTCAGCATCCGTTGTCACCTTCGGGTTCATCAACAAGACCGCCAGCATCCTTGCCTCGTGGTATTTTGTATTCCACAGTTCAGATGCCAGCTCCTGCGATTTCCCGGCTTTCTTTGCAAGGCCCCTTACCACGGACGTTGCCACACCAATACTGTTTTCGGCCGGTATCCCCATCCGAATCATATTTTCCCTGTATTTCTCAGAAGCCTGTGCCCTAAGCTCATTTATCATCTCCTGACAATCCATCGGTATCCTCCTTCCGGTTCCATGCCCTTCTTATCGTACAGGAAGCCAGTATTCATAGACTGCGTCTTCCGGGTCTGCATGGAGATACACCTCAATATCCGGTATATCTGCGTAGGTGTAGCCAGACGTAGGGAGCCATTGGGTAATGACACGCCTTTCCAGTTCCTGAAGAGTACGGTTCGTCCCCTTTCCTTCAAAAACCGCCCATTTGCATGCCGGAATCTGATATTCTTCGTATTCCCCCGGCTTCTGATCGGAACGGACAGCAATCAGATATTTCCAGTCTTCCGTATGATGGATACTGACACCGAGAAGTCCCTCCGGCTTTCCCTCTGCCATGGAGATTAATCTGGCAAGTGTTCCGTCTGCCAGTGCGGCATCCCATACCGTTGGTATTCTTTCAAAATTCTCTGTCAGTTCTTTCGACAGGGGACAGGACAGTCCCAGTATCCGGAACGCTTCTTTTTCCTCTATCCTGAATTGCAGCGGCACCCCTCCGTGGATTGCCATGGAAAAAGAAATGGGCGGATATGCCTGAAAGGATACCGGTTCCGTTTTTACAGCAGAGGGCGTGATTCCATGAAAATTCTTAAAAGCCCTGGTAAATGCGGTGGGAGATTCATAACCATACTTCATGGCAATATCCGTTACTTTCCCATTTCCTTTTTGCAGTTCCACGGCGGACAGAGACAGCCTGCGCCGCCGTATGTATTCCCGCAATGTCATGTCTGTCATATATAAAAACAACTGTTGGAAATAGTAGGAAGGGCAGCCCGCAATCCCGGCTACATCTTCATAATCCAGTTCCCCATCCAGGTTCTCTTCTATAAAATCAATCGCCTGGTTCAACCGTTTTATCCAGTCCATCGTGTTCCCTCCTGCTGTTTTAAGTATAGCCGATTCTCTCACAAAAAACCTCGCATTTGAACGATACGAATTGATAGCCCGAAAGAACTCACTCCCATTTAAAAAATTTCACCGCCGCACCTGCGCACAGAATAGTAACAATCCCCATAACCGCTGCCGGTGCCCAGACAGGTTCCGTATGCATCCCCAGAAAAGCCGCCTTCATAAGCTGTATCCCCTGTGTCAGCGGGAAAAGGGCTACGATTTTCTGCATCATCTCCGGCATCACCTCAAAGGGCAGCGTAGCCCCGGAAAAAATCAGCATGGGAAAGTACAAAAGGCAGGCGATCACACTGGCCATTTTTTCATTTTTCGCAATGCCGCCCACCATCATCCCGATGCTTAAGGTGGAAACCAGGGTAAGGAGCCAGCTCCCAAGGAATGCCGCCGGGCTGCCGGGAAGCCTTACGCCCCAGAATACAGCCGCCATCGGAAAAACCAAAGCCATGGAAACCGCAGCATACAGCACATAGATGGTAAATTCCACCCCCAGCAGCATAACCGGGCTGATGGGCGTCACCCGGAACCGTTTGAGGATTTTCCGTTCCCGGTACCCGGCTACCACCAGAGGCAGCCCCATCAGGCCCCCGGCGCAGATGGAGATGGTGCAGACCGCGCTCATGGACTGCTCCAGGAACGTATACTCCGCCCCCGGAAAAGCGGGCTTTGCCTGGTAAATGAAACCAAGGATGACCAGTACCACAACCGGCATAATGATGGCAAAGATCACCATGTTCATATTCCGGATATTCAGCTTCAGTTCTGTTTTTAAAAGACTGAAAAAAGTTCTCATGCCACAACCTCCTCGTCCGCAAATTTCAAATAGGCATCCTCCAGACGTTCACAGCCGCTCTGGGCCTTCGCCTGCTCCACAGTGCCGTAAAACACGGCCTCCCCTTTTCTCAGGATACAGATTTCATCGCAGAGGGCTTCCACCTCATCCATGAAATGGGAAGTAAGGAAGATGGTCAGCCCTTCGCCCTTTAAATCCTCAAGGATTTTCCACACCGTCCGGCGTGCCCTTGCGTCCAGCCCGGTAGTCAGCTCGTCCAGGAACACAAGCTCCGGGTTCGGTATCAACGCCAGGACAATAAACAGCCGCTGGCGCTCCCCGCCGGAAAGACTTTTCACGGCATGACCTATCTTATCCCCGATTCCGAAACGTTCACACAGCTTCCGCCAGTCTGCCGGCCTCTCATACAGGCAGGCAGTTTCCCCGCAAAGCTCGGATACCTTAATCTCCGGCTGGTAATCCCCTTCCTGAAACTGGACGCCCACTTTCTGAAATACGGCGCGCCGGTCCTTTTTTGCATCCCGCCCCAATACCAGGGCAGTTCCGCCATCCGCCTGTTTCGTTCCCAGGATGCATTCGATGGTGGTACTCTTTCCGGCGCCGTTTGCCCCCAGCAGGCCAAAGACCGTGCCGGCCTTGACCGACAGATTCAGACCTTTCAGCACGGTTCTTCCCCGATAGCTTTTGGTCAGGCCCTTTGTCAGGACAGCCTCTTCTATCTTTTTTATGGTTTCGCTCATCTTATCCTCCTTTTTCCGGTAACGGTATGCACCGTTACGCTTGCTGCTTTTTAATTGCCCGAAGCTCAATATATCCCCTCTCCCCTCTGGGCTCCAACTGGATACGGGGGCTTTCCTCATCCCACTCGTATCCAATTACAGTCGGGTCATAGTGGTCGATGGCATACTGTACGGCAAGAATCGCCTGAGAATAATCCTCCTCCCGGAAAGGCTCTCCCTGGACTGCCAGATACTCGGCGGCAGGCAGGGAAATAACATCAAACCCCTCCGGGATTTCCCCTTCGTAATCCGCCTCTGCCTCCACCCCCTGTACATAGGTGGAAGTGCCAGGCTTTTTATAGGCCTCCGGCAGCCACAGGCAGACCGGCTCCCCGCAGAGGGAATCCATACTTTTTAATATCCCCCAGACCTCGCAGCTCACTTCTTCACAGTACGCAAAATAATCTTCCGCTTTTATCCCCCGTTTGATGATGACTTTTCTCTCCGGTTTCCGGATTACCTGGACAAATACGCTCTGCAGATTCTTCATTTCCATATCCAAAACATCCTCCCTCAGTTCTCTGAATTTTACGCCGTATGGGATAAACAGGGCAATCGGCACCGGGTCCTTCAGATATTCCCCCGGCCTGCAGCCGAATTCCCGGTAAAAGGCACGGGTATACCCGTCCACACTGCCAAACCCGCAGTCAAAGGCCGCCTCCGTTACAAGGCACTGTTCCTCCTTCAGCCGCATGGCGGACCGGGAAAGCCGGAGCCTGCGGATATACTCTGCCGGCGTCACCCCCAAAAACTCCTTAAACAGCCGGTAGGAATGCCAGGGGGAAAACAGGGAGACGGCTGACAGCTGTGCCAGTGTGATATCCGCTTCCAGATGGGCTTCGATATAATCCTGCATCCTCTGGACCGCCGCTGTCTGTTCTTTCAAAATAAACCACCTCCTTCTTGGAGTTACTATTTTATAATGATACCCGCTTTTTGTCTCGACTTTTTTTGCTGTTTTCAGGTTTTCTTAAGGAAATGCTGATTTAATCAGCATTTCCTTAGATAATCAGCCGTAATGGTCTGTCCATATTCCGCCAGCTCCTGCGGGGTTCCGGTAAAGACTACCTCGCCTCCCAGCGTACCCCCGTCCGGCCCCATATCAATCACGTAATCCGCCAGCTTTACCACATCCATGTTATGTTCGATCACCACCACCGTGTTCCCCTGCTCCACAAAGCCGTCCAGAAGCTTCATAATTGTCTTCACATCGGAGGCATGGAGCCCGGTGGTGGGTTCATCCAGCACATAGATGTTCCCCTTCTGCCCCAGGTATTTTGCCAGCTTTACCCGCTGCCGCTCGCCTCCTGACAGAGTGGATAAGGGCTGTCCAAGGGAAAGGTAGGAAAGCCCCACCTCCACCATGGCGTGCAGCGCCCTGCGGATTTTCGGACAGCCGGAAAAGAAGTCTTCGGCCTCCCCTGCGCTCATATCCAGAAGCTCCACAATATTTTTTCCTTTGTATAAATAGGAAAGCGCCTCATCACTGTAGCGACTCCCACCGCAGGCTTCGCAGGTGGTCGTCACCGGGTCCATGAAGACCAGCTCGGTGGTGACAGCCCCCCGTCCCTTGCAGACCGGGCAGGCGCCTTTGCTGTTAAAGGAAAACAGGGCGGCGCTCACGTTGTTTTCTTTCGCCATCTGTTTTCGGATATCATCGAAAAATCCCAGGAAGGTGGCCGGGGTTGAGCGCCCGGTGGCTGTCACCGGGGACTGGTCCACCAGGATGACCTGTTCCGGATACTGCCCGGCAAACACGTCCCGGATCAGGGAGCTTTTCCCGGAACCGGCCACACCGGTCACCGCAGTCAGCACATGCAGGGGGATATCAACGGAAACATGTTTCAGATTGTGCAGGCTGGCATGTTTAACAGGCAGGAATCCTTTGGGTTTCCTTGGCTCCGCCTTAAAGGGTATCTCCATCTTCATGGCCTTCCCGGTTAATGTGCCGGAACCAAGGAGCCCCTGATAGCTGCCCTGATAGAGAACCTCCCCGCCGTTTTTTCCTGCCAGCGGCCCCACATCAATCACTTCATCCGCAATGGAGATCACATCCTTATCATGCTCCACCACCAGGACCGTATTCCCCTTATCCCGGAGGGCACGCAGCAGCCTGGTCATCCGGTGTACATCCCGTGGGTGCATCCCGGTGCTTGGTTCATCGAAAATATAGAGCATGCCCGTGAGGGCACTCCCCATGCAGCGCACCAGCTTCAGGCGCTGTGCCTCTCCGCCGGACAGGGTGGCCGCTTCCCGGTTCAGGGAAAGGTAAGGGAGGCCGATCTCGATCATGCGGGTCAGGGTCATAACCAGGCTTTCGGCCACGGACCTGCCCCTTGGGTCTGTGACCGCCTCCAGAACCTGTCTGAGCCTGGTCAGTTCCATCCCGCACATCTCGCTGATGTCATACCCGGCAATCTTACTGGACAGAGCCGCCCCGTTCAGGCGTTTCCCGTGACAGAGGGGACAGTCGGATTCCCGGACATATTTTGCCAGCCGGCCTGCGGAAGTTTCCCCAAGCTCCGAGCTGTCCCGTTTTAACAGCAGCCGGCTCATCATGTTGTGGATGCCCTCCACCTGCTTTGACACCCGCTTCCCGCCCGGTTCCTCCGAACCATACAGCAGAAGATTCCGTTCCCTTTCGGAATAGTCCTGCCATTTTTTATCCAGGTCAAACAGGCCGCTGTCTGTGTACTGCTTCCAGTACCAGTTCCCCACACGAAACGTGGGCAGTTCCACCATCCCCTCATTCCAGCTTTTATCTTCCCTAATAAGAGGAAGGATGTCCAGCGTCATCACCTTCCCCAAACCGGAGCACTCCGGACACATGCCCCCTGGACTGTTGAAGGAAAAGCAGGAGGGCGTTCCCACATAGGGTTCCCCAATCCGGGAGTAGAGCAGCCGCAGGGCGGAATACATGTCGCTGATGGTCCCCACCGTGGAACGGGCGTTGCCCCCAAGAGGGTTCTGGTCGATGATGACCGAGGGGGAGAGATTTTCAATCCTTTCCGCCTTTGGCTTCTCATACTTCGGGAGCCTGCCCCGGACATAAGCGCTGTAGGTTTCGTTCATCTGGCGCTGGCTCTCCGCCGCAATGGTGTCAAACACGATGCTGGATTTCCCGGATCCGGAGACCCCGGTGAATACAATGAGCTTTTCTTTTGGTATTTTTAAGGAAATATTTTTCAGATTGTTCTGGCATAAGCCTTGAATAACGATATGATTCTGATCTGGCATGATGTTCTCCTTTCTGACCTTTGGCCTGGTCTTAGTAGTATAACAGCATGTCGGAAAATGTACTCGACTTTTTTTGCCCTTTTCAGAACAGACAAACTTCATCCCCACTTCTTTATTTTCGGGTCCTCCGCCAAATCTTTAATAGCGTATAGTAACAATAAGAACCTCTGGATTTTTCCAAAGGTTCCCATTGCATTATGATACCAATATTTTTTTGTTAATTGAAATCAGCTCGGATAACTCGTCCAATTCAATAAATGTTACTTTCTTTCCAGACAACCTTGCCAAGTGTCTCAAAGTTCCTTTAAATCCTGCATCAATATATTGCGGAACGACTACTGCTATTATTTGACAACGAGCATCTATCATTCCCTGCTCCACAAACTGGCGAATTATCTCCTGCCCTTCTCCTGATGTTGATAATAGTGGTTTTCTTATTTTTTCATCATCATTAACAGATTTTCTAGGTCGGTTTTCACTATTCTTTTTTATGATACCCTTTAAATCATAAGCTTTATTTCCAATTTTCACTTCCGCAGCAACATCCCCATACTCCATGCCTTTATGAGGTTGTGGACGATAGCCTGGTAAAATGGTATAAAAAACTTTAGGTAAACATGCCATTCCATCATTTTCAGTACATTTTTCAATTTTTGCATATGAACAGGTTCCAGAACCACATTTCTCATTCATATTTACCGCATAAGCTTTCACTCTATGCGTAAGGGCCACTGAATCATGTTTAAAGCATTCTATTGTTGCAAATGGAATTTCAACTTCTGTTTGCAAATTCTCTGTTCCATTAACAATATATCCCATATCGCCTACAATGCAGATATTATATTCTAAAGAATAGTCTTTAAATATTTTCTGAATATTTTTATTGATCATACTTACCAATATAGATTTTGGAACATACCAATTTACAATCTCACAAGTATCATGACCATCCGCACATTTAATTTTTAATGGTGCCCCACACTCACATTCTTTTATTATCCCCCTTCCCATCTTCAACTCTGCTCCACATTCAGTGCAATATGGAGTCTCATAAGAATCACAAGTTTTGCAATATATTCTCGGAAACTTGATAAACCATTTACTATTATCCAATACCGATAATTTATCTACCGGAATCTGGAACTCATACTCGTCTCTATCAAGAGAAGCTATAATTTGTGTCAAATACCAATTCAGTTGCGTAATTTCAATTCCGCTTGCCCCTGTCCATTTTATTTCCTGTCCTACTTCTTTAAAAATTTCTTCAGCTGGCTTCCCTTTTAATTTATCAATTTCCTCCAAAATAATTTTAATCGAATTTTCAGACCACTCAAACAGGACAGAAGCTGGCAAATGTTTATAAATTCCAATACTGCCGTTTCTAACATTATATTTAATCGTAGCATCAATATTCTCGGTAATTGCCGAGATAAAACTCCCAGATGTATCAATTCTCTCAGAACGAATTCTGCTAATCTCTTCTTCCTGAACAGGCGTAATTCCCCCAGCTCTTGACACAATCGTTTTCTCTCCACCTTTTCCCTGCAACACAATTCTGCTTATGGCCTTAGAATTTGTGCATTTGTCAATTGCTGATTTTGGGGGCTTTATTTGTGTTACCGGGTTTTCAAATAAATCAGCAATGTATTTTGTCATAAAAGCCGTCCTCTATGTTGTTCCCATACACTGGCATTTTGCCCATCCTCATTAATGTAAGCATATTCTTTGCTATAAACATATAAAACTTCTGTACGGTTCTCATATTCTTTTACAGATAAAATTTTTAATTTTCTATATCCAGAAACAGAAAGATATTCCTCCTCCACATTTTCCAGGGAATTAACAATACCATAATCTGAATCTTTCAACGATGATTGAAATGTCCATAACGTAAACGTTACTCGGTCACCATAAATATAATCATTTACATATTGCTCTATTTCCTCATCCGAAAGGATCCCATAAGATAATATCTTATCTATTATTGTATTCTTTTCCTTCCCATTAACTTCTTTTTCTTCTATTCCCTTTTTTACTGCAATATCATGTAAGGCATACCAAGGCAAAGTTTGTAGTTTTTTGTTTTTTACTGATGTATCCAAATACTCTCCCCCTTTAATTGCAAGCTTCCTTAAATCTCTGTGCAACATGCTCCGGCAAATACTTAACCAGTTCTTCCACCAACTCATACACCTTCGTTCCCGGCGCAATTTCTGCTGGTGTCTTACTTTTACCATCATTTATGATACGTCTGGCATATCGAATTGCCAGCTTTGGATTCCCTTTTTCCGTCAAAATATCAAAAATATCTTTCATATTTTTCTGATATTTTCCAATCCCCAATTCCCTGAATTTATCATTCAGGAATGCTATGTATTCCCTCCTGTGATTATTCGCTGTATAATATGCAAAATGCAAAAGAAACCAGAACTCAATACATTCATTACTCCATGCTGTATGATATTGAAGTTGAGAATTTTCTTTATTTAAGTTCTCTGCCCGATTGACAACACCATTAAAATCATCTGCCGGAAAGCTGTCTTTATCATAAACGCACCAAATCTGGCCCTTTTGGATTTTGTTCTTCTTTACATATCTTTCCGCCATTCCGATTACTCGCATCGTTTCTGCCTGACAGGGTTCTATTTCAATTAGAACCATATCCTTGTAAATCGGATTATCTTCAATCAGCTTTTTGAATCCCACAAAGTACAGAGGCTCTGTCTGCTGCCCCTCGCAGAAGATATAATATCTGTACCGCTTCATTTCCAGGTACTCCTGACGGCGCTTCTTTTTCCACTTCTCCATTCCAGCTTTTTTAGGCATTGACCTTCTCCCAATCTATAATTCTTTTGAGATACGGATCAGCGCCATATTTTCCTTCCAGATATTGCTTATCGAATTTGGCATCCTTACGAACAGATTCGCCTTTTTCGTTCTTAAATTCCACCAATGAATACAATTTAGAGTTTTGAGCATTACCTTTTGCCACGAA is a window of Enterocloster clostridioformis DNA encoding:
- a CDS encoding TetR/AcrR family transcriptional regulator — translated: MSRLADAGGVSKSLLFHYFLNKKELYLYLWEHAGRLYREKVRKGDTQTTDLFEILCQRVLAGCVFMRETPTIYLFILRAFLRKTRKSGKNFRIIIRQRFFTEQRIYGGRQIWTCSGRVLIRSCC
- a CDS encoding DNA alkylation repair protein, coding for MDCQEMINELRAQASEKYRENMIRMGIPAENSIGVATSVVRGLAKKAGKSQELASELWNTKYHEARMLAVLLMNPKVTTDAEAERLLLDVVSWDLCDHLCKNLFLKMKNRDIFIAEWIQEPQLYKKRAAFVLIAASVIHDRKLTDETVDGYLELVTQYADDGREHVKKAVSTALREIGKKSFHYNEKALLLAHEWMEGESRTLRWIGKDAAKELETMVKAEGRGRLISANTRMGKESGGSG
- a CDS encoding AraC family transcriptional regulator; this encodes MDWIKRLNQAIDFIEENLDGELDYEDVAGIAGCPSYYFQQLFLYMTDMTLREYIRRRRLSLSAVELQKGNGKVTDIAMKYGYESPTAFTRAFKNFHGITPSAVKTEPVSFQAYPPISFSMAIHGGVPLQFRIEEKEAFRILGLSCPLSKELTENFERIPTVWDAALADGTLARLISMAEGKPEGLLGVSIHHTEDWKYLIAVRSDQKPGEYEEYQIPACKWAVFEGKGTNRTLQELERRVITQWLPTSGYTYADIPDIEVYLHADPEDAVYEYWLPVR
- a CDS encoding ABC transporter permease: MRTFFSLLKTELKLNIRNMNMVIFAIIMPVVVLVILGFIYQAKPAFPGAEYTFLEQSMSAVCTISICAGGLMGLPLVVAGYRERKILKRFRVTPISPVMLLGVEFTIYVLYAAVSMALVFPMAAVFWGVRLPGSPAAFLGSWLLTLVSTLSIGMMVGGIAKNEKMASVIACLLYFPMLIFSGATLPFEVMPEMMQKIVALFPLTQGIQLMKAAFLGMHTEPVWAPAAVMGIVTILCAGAAVKFFKWE
- a CDS encoding ABC transporter ATP-binding protein encodes the protein MSETIKKIEEAVLTKGLTKSYRGRTVLKGLNLSVKAGTVFGLLGANGAGKSTTIECILGTKQADGGTALVLGRDAKKDRRAVFQKVGVQFQEGDYQPEIKVSELCGETACLYERPADWRKLCERFGIGDKIGHAVKSLSGGERQRLFIVLALIPNPELVFLDELTTGLDARARRTVWKILEDLKGEGLTIFLTSHFMDEVEALCDEICILRKGEAVFYGTVEQAKAQSGCERLEDAYLKFADEEVVA
- a CDS encoding helix-turn-helix domain-containing protein: MKEQTAAVQRMQDYIEAHLEADITLAQLSAVSLFSPWHSYRLFKEFLGVTPAEYIRRLRLSRSAMRLKEEQCLVTEAAFDCGFGSVDGYTRAFYREFGCRPGEYLKDPVPIALFIPYGVKFRELREDVLDMEMKNLQSVFVQVIRKPERKVIIKRGIKAEDYFAYCEEVSCEVWGILKSMDSLCGEPVCLWLPEAYKKPGTSTYVQGVEAEADYEGEIPEGFDVISLPAAEYLAVQGEPFREEDYSQAILAVQYAIDHYDPTVIGYEWDEESPRIQLEPRGERGYIELRAIKKQQA
- a CDS encoding ATP-binding cassette domain-containing protein produces the protein MPDQNHIVIQGLCQNNLKNISLKIPKEKLIVFTGVSGSGKSSIVFDTIAAESQRQMNETYSAYVRGRLPKYEKPKAERIENLSPSVIIDQNPLGGNARSTVGTISDMYSALRLLYSRIGEPYVGTPSCFSFNSPGGMCPECSGLGKVMTLDILPLIREDKSWNEGMVELPTFRVGNWYWKQYTDSGLFDLDKKWQDYSERERNLLLYGSEEPGGKRVSKQVEGIHNMMSRLLLKRDSSELGETSAGRLAKYVRESDCPLCHGKRLNGAALSSKIAGYDISEMCGMELTRLRQVLEAVTDPRGRSVAESLVMTLTRMIEIGLPYLSLNREAATLSGGEAQRLKLVRCMGSALTGMLYIFDEPSTGMHPRDVHRMTRLLRALRDKGNTVLVVEHDKDVISIADEVIDVGPLAGKNGGEVLYQGSYQGLLGSGTLTGKAMKMEIPFKAEPRKPKGFLPVKHASLHNLKHVSVDIPLHVLTAVTGVAGSGKSSLIRDVFAGQYPEQVILVDQSPVTATGRSTPATFLGFFDDIRKQMAKENNVSAALFSFNSKGACPVCKGRGAVTTELVFMDPVTTTCEACGGSRYSDEALSYLYKGKNIVELLDMSAGEAEDFFSGCPKIRRALHAMVEVGLSYLSLGQPLSTLSGGERQRVKLAKYLGQKGNIYVLDEPTTGLHASDVKTIMKLLDGFVEQGNTVVVIEHNMDVVKLADYVIDMGPDGGTLGGEVVFTGTPQELAEYGQTITADYLRKC
- a CDS encoding RloB family protein, with product MPKKAGMEKWKKKRRQEYLEMKRYRYYIFCEGQQTEPLYFVGFKKLIEDNPIYKDMVLIEIEPCQAETMRVIGMAERYVKKNKIQKGQIWCVYDKDSFPADDFNGVVNRAENLNKENSQLQYHTAWSNECIEFWFLLHFAYYTANNHRREYIAFLNDKFRELGIGKYQKNMKDIFDILTEKGNPKLAIRYARRIINDGKSKTPAEIAPGTKVYELVEELVKYLPEHVAQRFKEACN